The Phragmitibacter flavus genome includes a region encoding these proteins:
- the mraY gene encoding phospho-N-acetylmuramoyl-pentapeptide-transferase — protein MIYWLSELRLLMDGDSFLFRPLHVLHYHTLRAGGAFLTAFLLSLLFGDWVIRKLISLKVGQPVRSKEEVQKLFDLHGKKAGTPTMGGVLILVTFCLSVLLWVDWANVAVWIVLGTTILLGLLGFLDDYEKVAKKNSKGVSARMKLGWQFVVAIIAGSLFAYAIPDGAMVTGKTEQVDTVVKTTQGAEAVLGATTTTTTKGMVTQDTRTPVSYRSLFLPAFKDPVIADMGLFAVAFFALIIVGASNAVNLTDGLDGLATGCSISTGLAYAMLCYLGSNIQYAKFLIIPYFPYADELTIVAMGLVGACFGFLWFNCQPAKMFMGDTGSLAIGGAIATLAIGSKQELLLVVVGGVFVMEAGSVIMQVISFKLTGKRIFRMSPIHHHFELGGWPESQVVVRFWMLSLIMAFIGLASLKIR, from the coding sequence GTGCTGCACTATCACACGCTGCGTGCTGGCGGGGCGTTTCTGACGGCGTTTTTGCTCTCCCTGTTGTTCGGCGACTGGGTGATCCGCAAGCTGATTTCCCTGAAAGTGGGACAGCCGGTTCGATCCAAGGAAGAGGTGCAGAAGCTGTTTGATCTGCATGGCAAGAAGGCGGGGACGCCGACGATGGGCGGCGTGTTGATCCTGGTGACCTTTTGTTTGTCGGTGTTGCTTTGGGTGGACTGGGCGAATGTGGCGGTGTGGATTGTTCTGGGCACCACCATTCTACTGGGGTTGCTGGGATTTCTTGATGATTACGAGAAGGTGGCGAAGAAGAATTCGAAGGGTGTGAGTGCGCGGATGAAGCTGGGATGGCAGTTTGTGGTGGCGATCATTGCGGGTAGCTTGTTTGCCTATGCGATTCCCGACGGCGCCATGGTCACGGGGAAAACCGAACAGGTGGATACTGTTGTGAAGACGACCCAAGGAGCTGAGGCTGTTCTTGGGGCGACGACGACCACGACGACGAAGGGAATGGTGACCCAGGACACGCGCACGCCGGTTTCCTACCGGAGCCTTTTCCTTCCGGCGTTTAAGGATCCGGTGATTGCCGACATGGGCCTGTTTGCGGTTGCGTTTTTTGCGCTGATCATCGTTGGGGCGTCAAATGCAGTAAATTTAACCGACGGACTAGATGGACTGGCGACCGGGTGTTCCATCAGCACGGGGCTGGCTTATGCAATGTTGTGTTATCTTGGCAGCAACATTCAATATGCGAAGTTTTTGATCATTCCGTATTTTCCTTATGCGGACGAGCTGACGATTGTGGCGATGGGGTTGGTGGGAGCGTGTTTTGGATTTTTGTGGTTCAACTGTCAGCCTGCAAAAATGTTCATGGGAGATACCGGTTCGCTGGCCATTGGCGGGGCGATTGCGACGCTGGCAATTGGCAGCAAACAGGAGCTCTTGCTTGTCGTGGTTGGCGGGGTGTTTGTGATGGAGGCTGGATCAGTGATCATGCAGGTGATCAGTTTTAAACTAACCGGCAAGCGCATTTTCCGGATGTCGCCGATTCACCATCACTTCGAGCTGGGCGGCTGGCCGGAGAGCCAGGTGGTGGTGCGTTTTTGGATGTTGTCGTTGATCATGGCCTTCATCGGCCTTGCCTCTTTAAAAATTCGTTGA